In Eriocheir sinensis breed Jianghai 21 chromosome 17, ASM2467909v1, whole genome shotgun sequence, one genomic interval encodes:
- the LOC127000107 gene encoding uncharacterized protein LOC127000107 produces MTIYDINFNKVQPSPRALRVAEAPAAAARPGRSGTRQHPASPVRTAANCCVTDRAIFLERLQREANIVVEAIEASLKQELFFERLQREANIVVEAIESSLNQELFFELLQREANIVVEAIESSLNQELFFELLQREANIVVEAIEASLNQELFFELLQREANIVVEAIESSLNQELFFELLQREANIVVEAIQSSLNQELFFELLQREANIVVEAIESSLNQELFFELLQREANIVVEAIESSLNQELFFELPQREANIVVEAIQSSLNQELFFELLQREASIVVEAIESSLLQCHL; encoded by the coding sequence ATGACAATCTACGATATAAACTTCAACAAAGTGCAGCCCAGCCCCCGGGCTCTCCGTGTGGCTGAGGCGCCGGCGGCAGCGGCCCGCCCGGGCCGCTCCGGGACCCGCCAGCATCCCGCCTCCCCGGTAAGAACTGCGGCTAACTGCTGCGTGACTGACCGGGCCATCTTCTTGGAGCGCCTacagagggaggcaaacatcgtggtggaAGCAATCGAGGCCTCCTTGAAACAAGAGCTCTTCTTCGAGCGcctccagagggaggcaaacatcgtggtggaAGCAATCGAGTCCTCCTTGAACCAAGAGCTCTTCTTCGAGCTCCTCCAGAGGGAGGCAAATATCGTGGTGGAGGCAATCGAGTCCTCCTTGAACCAAGAGCTTTTCTTCGAGCTcctccagagggaggcaaacatcgtggtggaggcaatCGAGGCCTCCTTGAACCAAGAGCTCTTCTTCGAGCTCCTCCAGAGGGAGGCAAATATCGTGGTGGAGGCAATAGAGTCCTCCTTGAACCAAGAGCTCTTCTTTGAGCTcctccagagggaggcaaacatcgtggtggaggcaatCCAGTCCTCCTTGAACCAAGAGCTTTTCTTCGAGCTcctccagagggaggcaaacatcgtggtggaggcaatcgagtcctccttgaaccaagagctcttcttcgagctcctccagagggaggcaaacatcgtggtggaggcaatCGAGTCCTCGTTGAACCAAGAGCTTTTCTTCGAGCTCCcccagagggaggcaaacatcgtggtggaggcaatCCAGTCCTCCTTGAACCAAGAGCTCTTCTTCGAGCTCCTCCAGAGGGAGGCAAGCATCGTGGTGGAGGCAATCGAGTCCTCCTTGCTGCAGTGCCACCTGTGA